The Chionomys nivalis chromosome 1, mChiNiv1.1, whole genome shotgun sequence sequence AGTACATTGAGCTCCATAGAGACAGCGCCGGGGCAAACGAGAGCCGGACGGGCACTAGGCGACTCTGTGCCTCGCGGACGAAAATCAACTAAACATGGGCAAAGGAGATCCTAAGAAGCCAAGAGGCAAAATGTCCTCGTATGCATTCTTTGTGCAAACTTGCCGGGAGGAACACAAGAAGAAGCACCCGGATGCTTCTGTCAACTTCTCAGAGTTCTCCAAGAAGTGCTCAGAAAGGTGGAAGACCATGTCTgctaaagaaaaggggaaatttgaAGACATGGCCAAGGCTGACAAGGCTCgttatgaaagagaaatgaaaacctaCATCCCCCCCAAAGAGGAGACCAAAAAGAAGTTCAAGGACCCCAATGCACCCAAGAGGTCTCCTTCGGCCTTCTTCTTGTTCTGTTCTGAGTATCGCCCCAAAATCAAAGGAGAACACCCTGGCTTATCCATTGGTGATGTTGCAAAGAAACTGGGAGAGATGTGGAACAACACTGCTGCAGATGACAAGCAGCCCTACGCAAAGAAGGCTGCCGAGCTGAAGAAGTACGAAAAGGATATTGCTGCCTACAGAGCTAAAGGAAAACCCGATGCAGCGAAAAGGGGGGTGGTCAAGGcggaaaagagcaagaaaaagaaggaagaggaagatgatgaggaagacgaagaggatgaagaggaaggtgaagatgaggaagaagatgatgatgatgaataagTTGGTTCTAGCACAGTTTTTTTCTTGTCTATAAAGCATTTAACCCCCCTGTACACAACTCactccttttaaagaaaaaaattgaaatgtaaggctgtgtaagatttgtttttaaactgtacAGTGTCTTTTTTTGTATAGTTAACACACTACCGAATGTGTCTTTAGATAGCCCTGTCCTTGTGGTTCTTTCAATAGCCACTAACCTTGCCTGGTACAGTCTGGGGGTTGTAAATTGGCAAGGAAATTTAAAGCAGGTTCTTGTTGGTGCACAGCACAAATTAGTTATATATGGGGACAGTagtttttttggggttttttttgtttgtttgtttgggttttggtttttttttttcatcttcagtTGTCTCTGATGCAGCTTATACGAAGATAATTGTTGTTCTGTGAACTGAATACCACTCtgtaattgcaaaaaaaaaaaattgcagttgTTTTGTTGACATTCTGAATGCTTCtaagtaaatacaattttttttattaaaaaaaaaagacatgcagaTGTTGGTAGTGCCtgctttaataccagtacttccagtacttgagaggcagtggcaggttaatctctgtgagttcgaggccagcctagtttagagagttctaagacagccaaggctacacagaaaaaccctgtttttaaaaacaaaaaacaaacaaagacaagatctcatgtggttggctttgaatttgtaatgtagccaaagatgactttgaactcctagtctgcctgtctaaaaataagtttaaatgaAACAGGAGGGcatggaagaaaagagaatatttttaaaatcagagtaTACAACACAGTTAATGTTTCTCAGCACTTTCATATGTGAACTTGGACATAATAAAATGTGTATTCCTGCTCAAGTTCAGtccacaaatatatataaaccCCATGCTAGTAGCTTAGACTCAGAGCATGGGTCCTGAGTTGGTGCTGGGTCTAAAGCCAGGCCTGTTCTTGCAAACCCTGGGTGCCCTTCTCCTGTGAACATTACCATAGTATCCCTAGGGGCGGTGCAAACTTTAAGCAAGTGTGTTCGTGAAAGACTATATATAGCACAGTGACAGCCATAGTGAGCCACTGAGCTCCTTgttgcttttctctccagaatAATGCATTATTAGAACTTGACTCAAAACCTCCCCTGCATGCTCACTGTCCGCTGAAGTCTTCGCATCAGGGTCTCCCTCACTGGGAGCCTAAAGCACCACACAGCTTTGTTGCTCTCTTGTAAACAATATTcgtctttcctttccctactgtACCATGCCTATCCCAACGATTCCATTTCATCACTACCCTAGCATCCCAGAATACCTTTACACAAACCTACATGCTATGTAAGTCCGTTTACTGATCAAGAGATGCAATGGAATCCAAGGAGACGGACTGGTCAGTGGGATGTTTAGCTTTATGTGGTGCTCGGACTTAATTCAGGACTTGAtgcaagcattctgccaactgagctcCGTGTGTCTAGCTAAGAGAATTTGcacttgaaattatttttatctgtgtatgCCTGTCTGTGTGAATggatgcacatgtgcatgtgtgcacactgtggagaaggccagaggagggggTGGATCTCTTGGAGCTTGAGTTATGGGTGTTTGCAGGCCACCTGGTTTATTGCGTGGGTACTGGGTACTCAAGGGCTcttggccactgagccatctctccagcctctgaaatcacATTTTAAACAAGATCTTGGGTGATGGTCATGCTTCTGGGCAGATGATCTCACCAGGAAATTCCCCTGGAGGGATGCTACGAACAGGAATTTAGCTGATAGCACCCAGACTAACTTCTAGGAAATTCTAGATGGTTCTGCTTGTCCAAATGGTTCCTCCTCTGCTCAGAGTTTAAACCTGCTCACATTTTAATGCTAGTGTATAATTCGTTTGGAGAAtgttctatttattcttttgagacttcTTCACATGTGCACGACTAGCCAAAAACTGGTGTCCTGCTGAGAACATTGCGTCCATTTCTTCTCCACTATTACAGTCCTTAGTCAGTACTGCTACTGCTCTTCACTGCCACAAGGAGCGCTGTGTCCCGCGTCACAGCTAGGGGATAGAGCAGTAGAGGATAGACCCTAGGCTATCCTTACCAGTCTAGACTCTAGATGAATTTCATAGAGTATTGTTTGGGCTTTACTGTTGCAGCCGTTCCCCCACTCTACTCTCCCACGCCCGTTGACTCtcaaactttaattttcagcagCACAAATCCACTGCGCCAGAATGGCAGGTGCCCAGAGAGTTAAGATATCTTCACCCTGGGCCAAAACCAACTACCTGTGTGAGATACATGAATTCGCTAGGATCTGTATCCTTAAGATGGCTTTATTTAGGAACCTCCAGTTGCGCTGTCTTGCCCTTAGTGGAACCTTGATAAAAGACTCAGAAGCTTGTGGGTGGGGCAGATGGGAGCAATTTTCGCAGCAGGCTCAACTCTTCCCAGGGCTCAGATCTACATAACAAAGGGCAATGAGGCTTTGAGCAAAccccccaaaagaacaaaaagatgtCCTTTACTCCCCCTTCCAAAACAATGGAGTCTTTTACTCCTTCATTTGCATGGTAAAGAAGGCTTTTTCAGGACCTTTTGCTGACCTGGTACTCCAGAGACTTTTCTGTACTATTTGAGTTAAATTTTTGCTTTGACAGCTCTAAACTAGTCTTTCCTTGGAGCTTCTAAGGTTCAGCCTGCTGCTAAGTACCTAATAGTGAGTCATAAAAACAAGTTAGTGGATTGCGCCATACTTTTAAAAGTGGGAGGGGCTGAAGGCGTGGCACAgcgatagagcacttgccttgctAGGCAGCACCCTGGGTTCCCTTGtaagcatgagagagagagagagagagagagagagagagagagagagagagagagagagagagagagagagagagaatgtagaaAGGATAAGCATTTGCATATATTAAAGACTTGATCTATGTTATGACCTAGGTATATAATCAATTGGTAGGGAGTTTGTGAACCATGCAGGAGGCTGTAGGCTTGATCCCTATGATTGCATAAtctactgggg is a genomic window containing:
- the LOC130882273 gene encoding high mobility group protein B1-like, with the protein product MGKGDPKKPRGKMSSYAFFVQTCREEHKKKHPDASVNFSEFSKKCSERWKTMSAKEKGKFEDMAKADKARYEREMKTYIPPKEETKKKFKDPNAPKRSPSAFFLFCSEYRPKIKGEHPGLSIGDVAKKLGEMWNNTAADDKQPYAKKAAELKKYEKDIAAYRAKGKPDAAKRGVVKAEKSKKKKEEEDDEEDEEDEEEGEDEEEDDDDE